One Triticum dicoccoides isolate Atlit2015 ecotype Zavitan chromosome 4B, WEW_v2.0, whole genome shotgun sequence genomic window carries:
- the LOC119291249 gene encoding uncharacterized protein LOC119291249 — MVDGAADERETHPRPEEMALLPIPDELSVEIFLRIPNPADLLRASAACVSFRRLIADRSFLRQYRKLHAPPLLGLLDHERKVFYPAAPPHPSAPAAGAAALAADFSFSFLPAPATDWRVQDVRSGRVLLGRAPQHGIDNRHRLVFPELVVCDPLYRRYLMLPPIPAHLAATVKRSLWIKLHRYCETFLAPPSDIDDEASGAEETSFSVVWMAQYNAKLFAFVFSSSTGQWRAISSLSWSDLLPGLLSLTGLALFSGRQ; from the coding sequence ATGGTCGACGGCGCGGCGGATGAGCGCGAGACCCATCCTCGACCCGAGGAAATGGCCTTGCTGCCAATCCCCGACGAGCTATCGGTGGAGATATTCCTCCGCATTCCCAACCCAGCCGACCTTCTCCGCGCCTCCGCCGCCTGCGTCTCCTTCCGCCGCCTCATTGCCGACCGCTCCTTCCTCCGGCAGTACCGCAAGCTCCACGCTCCGCCTCTTCTCGGCCTCCTCGACCACGAACGCAAAGTCTTCTACCCCGCGGCCCCGCCTCACCCCTCCGCGCCGGCAGCCGGCGCCGCGGCCCTAGCTGCcgacttctccttctccttcctcccggcCCCCGCCACCGATTGGCGCGTCCAGGACGTCCGCAGCGGCCGCGTCCTCCTCGGCAGAGCCCCCCAGCACGGCATCGATAATAGGCACAGACTGGTCTTCCCGGAGCTGGTGGTGTGCGACCCCTTGTACCGACGGTACCTCATGCTTCCCCCAATCCCTGCCCACCTAGCCGCTACGGTGAAGCGTTCACTCTGGATAAAACTGCATCGTTACTGCGAGACCTTCCTCGCTCCCCCTAGCGACATCGACGACGAGGCATCTGGGGCAGAAGAGACGTCTTTCAGCGTGGTCTGGATGGCACAGTACAATGCTAAGCTGTTCGCCTTTGTCTTCTCTTCCAGCACAGGACAATGGCGAGCCATTTCGTCCCTGAGCTGGAGTGATTTATTACCTGGCTTGCTATCGTTGACAGGGTTGGCTCTGTTCTCCGGGCGGCAATAG
- the LOC119291250 gene encoding uncharacterized protein LOC119291250 isoform X2: MCIHTKWSLCLRVYHKFHIERIGFGRKRLNLVVLDTEFMPARSFMESDVHADNTRVHFSYCQEEDLGGILFTEQIFLLAIGDKELSGRFWFGRLFFTILCQISSSK; encoded by the exons ATGTGCATCCACACGAAATGGAGTTTATGTCTCAGAGTATACCACAAATTCCACATTGAACGAATTGGCTTTGGGAGGAAGAGACTAAACTTGGTCGTGTTGGACACAGAG TTTATGCCTGCTAGGTCATTTATGGAGAGTGATGTACATGCAGATAATACAAGGGTGCATTTCTCTTACTGTCAAGAAGAAG ATTTAGGTGGAATTCTGTTCACCGAACAAATCTTCCTTTTGGCGATTGGAGACAAGGAG TTGAGTGGAAGGTTTTGGTTCGGCAGATTGTTCTTCACTATATTA TGTCAGATTTCGTCATCAAAATAG
- the LOC119291250 gene encoding uncharacterized protein LOC119291250 isoform X1: MCIHTKWSLCLRVYHKFHIERIGFGRKRLNLVVLDTEFMPARSFMESDVHADNTRVHFSYCQEEDLGGILFTEQIFLLAIGDKELSGRFWFGRLFFTILVSAYLFHSKLNLHIHNSVRRLTWTLA; the protein is encoded by the exons ATGTGCATCCACACGAAATGGAGTTTATGTCTCAGAGTATACCACAAATTCCACATTGAACGAATTGGCTTTGGGAGGAAGAGACTAAACTTGGTCGTGTTGGACACAGAG TTTATGCCTGCTAGGTCATTTATGGAGAGTGATGTACATGCAGATAATACAAGGGTGCATTTCTCTTACTGTCAAGAAGAAG ATTTAGGTGGAATTCTGTTCACCGAACAAATCTTCCTTTTGGCGATTGGAGACAAGGAG TTGAGTGGAAGGTTTTGGTTCGGCAGATTGTTCTTCACTATATTAGTGAGTGCCTACCTCTTTCATAGTAAGCTTAATTTACACATACATAATTCGGTGCGTAGGCTGACTTGGACTCTAGCCTAA
- the LOC119291248 gene encoding glucan endo-1,3-beta-glucosidase 1-like translates to MLRERWQGCVLVLVLLLLSNAASGTSLGDDTILPTETEDSPSDLAKIVHSSKQTKRARVCGGADHRLLRSLADTGAEVMVSIPSSRLQHMAEFREEARLWVAANVAPFVPATMITHVLAGDDVLSSGSGSPGDAYSLVPAMLNLHAALVAARLDGRVRVSTALSSVPLAPSWSAGVAGLVLRFLSETGSPLFLKQAHAREAADDDARVADAYAAMRALGFSGIPLIAAEPEGLDGALVYRSYSHHTAGGGGGRRSLASGTFCVALQNADPTALQAGLSWACGQGQADCSAIQPGGACYKQNNLAALASYAYNDYYQKGSSTGATCSFNGTATTTTTDPSSGSCVFAGSSMAGGSNSSVPSASPPTSLAPPSGGLTPPVGSSPPSDFGPPPTGFGPPAGGFGAPSGFGPPSAFGPPGSFNGSGTFGPSGTLEPYGIGCRHVASLAASTLVSAVVLAVLVASPDLM, encoded by the exons ATGTTGCGCGAGAGATGGCAGGGATGCGTTTTGGTCCTCGTCCTTCTTCTTCTCTCCAACGCGGCGTCAG GCACTTCTCTGGGGGACGACACGATCCTCCCCACGGAGACGGAGGATTCTCCGTCGGACCTGGCGAAGATCGTGCACTCGTCTAAGCAGACCAAGCGGGCGCGCGTGTGCGGCGGAGCGGACCACCGGCTGCTGCGATCCCTCGCCGACACCGGAGCGGAGGTCATGGTCAGCATCCCCAGCTCGCGGCTGCAGCACATGGCCGAGTTCCGGGAGGAGGCCCGGCTCTGGGTCGCCGCCAACGTGGCGCCGTTCGTCCCGGCGACCATGATCACGCACGTCCTGGCGGGAGACGACGTCCTGTCGTCCGGCTCTGGCTCTCCCGGCGACGCCTACTCGCTGGTCCCCGCCATGCTGAACCTCCACGCCGCGCTCGTCGCCGCCCGCCTCGACGGCCGTGTCAGGGTGTCCACCGCGCTGTCGTCGGTCCCGCTCGCCCCGTCCTGGTCCGCCGGCGTCGCGGGGCTCGTCCTGCGGTTCCTGAGCGAGACCGGCTCGCCGCTCTTCCTCAAGCAGGCTCACGCGCGGGAGGCCGCCGACGACGACGCCAGAGTCGCCGACGCGTACGCCGCGATGCGGGCGCTCGGCTTCTCGGGCATCCCGCTGATCGCCGCGGAGCCGGAGGGGCTCGACGGCGCGCTGGTGTACCGCAGCTACTCGCATCATACTGCCGGTGGGGGCGGCGGGAGGCGGTCGCTGGCGTCGGGGACGTTCTGCGTGGCGCTGCAGAACGCGGACCCGACGGCGCTGCAGGCGGGGCTGAGCTGGGCGTGCGGGCAGGGCCAGGCCGACTGCTCCGCGATCCAGCCCGGGGGGGCTTGCTACAAGCAGAACAACCTGGCGGCGCTGGCCTCCTACGCCTACAACGACTACTACCAGAAGGGCTCCAGCACCGGCGCCACCTGCTCCTTCAAcggcaccgccaccaccaccaccactgatCCCA GCTCCGGATCGTGCGTCTTCGCGGGAAG CTCCATGGCGGGAGGCTCCAACTCGAGCGTGCCGAGCGCCAGCCCTCCGACGAGCCTCGCCCCTCCGTCGGGTGGCCTCACGCCTCCGGTCGGCTCCAGCCCTCCGTCCGACTTCGGGCCCCCTCCGACCGGCTTCGGCCCTCCCGCGGGTGGGTTCGGCGCACCGTCTGGGTTCGGTCCCCCGTCGGCGTTCGGCCCGCCGGGGAGCTTCAACGGGAGCGGGACCTTCGGGCCAAGCGGCACCCTCGAGCCTTACGGCATCGGGTGCCGCCACGTCGCCTCTTTGGCTGCCTCCACTCTTGTGTCCGCCGTTGTTCTTGCCGTCCTCGTCGCGTCGCCCGATCTGATGTAA